One genomic region from Eremothecium gossypii ATCC 10895 chromosome I, complete sequence encodes:
- the RPL12B gene encoding 60S ribosomal protein uL11 (Syntenic homolog of Saccharomyces cerevisiae YDR418W (RPL12B) and YEL054C (RPL12A)): MPPKFDPNEVKFLYLRAVGGEVGASAALAPKIGPLGLSPKKVGEDIAKATKDFKGIKVTVQLRIQNRQATASVVPSASSLVITALKEPPRDRKKEKNVKHTGNLQLDDIIEIARQMREKSFGKNLASVTKEILGTAQSVGARVNYKNPHDIIEAINAGEIEIPEN, encoded by the coding sequence ATGCCTCCAAAGTTTGACCCTAATGAAGTTAAGTTCTTGTACTTGAGAGCTGTCGGTGGCGAAGTCGGTGCTTCCGCTGCTTTGGCTCCCAAGATCGGTCCATTGGGTTTGTCTCCAAAGAAGGTCGGTGAGGACATCGCCAAGGCCACCAAGGACTTCAAGGGTATCAAGGTTACCGTTCAGTTGAGAATCCAGAACAGACAAGCTACTGCTTCTGTTGTTCCATCTGCTTCCTCTTTGGTCATCACCGCTTTGAAGGAGCCTCCAAGAGACAGaaagaaggagaagaacGTCAAGCACACTGGCAACTTGCAGTTGGATGACATCATCGAGATTGCCAGACAGATGAGAGAGAAGTCTTTCGGTAAGAACTTGGCTTCTGTCACCAAGGAGATCTTGGGTACTGCTCAGTCTGTCGGCGCCCGTGTCAACTACAAGAACCCACACGACATCATCGAGGCTATTAACGCTGGTGAGATTGAAATTCCAGAAAACTAA
- a CDS encoding acyl-CoA-binding domain-containing protein (NOHBY114; No homolog in Saccharomyces cerevisiae; Syntenic homolog of Kluyveromyces lactis KLLA0A01870g), with the protein MSDDSVDIVFEKAIATIQTLSSVKGYHALPRPPASTRIQLYALFKQSTEGDVERILPRPQGNPNVPEFNIALKKWETWKSKEGMSSTEAKKRYIQLLINTMKTYAMGTLAARELLSELEFLWWQVSRNKEDGSEVVSDTHAESESMVLLSRGDRLDPQTLRMKEEIYYALLKERNSHFGLLKARALARRDDDKPDPDITDKVRRRLVWLTGAILRHAWKVLRRLAQWLLVVAAVFVLGRLSTGGRPLKLVFKPASPAPRTNLLSYVGRAVLWAFQLLNSRLGRYQLHTLYIKLE; encoded by the coding sequence ATGTCGGACGACTCGGTGGATATAGTGTTCGAGAAGGCCATTGCTACTATCCAGACATTGTCCTCCGTGAAGGGCTACCATGCATTGCCCAGGCCCCCGGCAAGCACGCGGATACAGCTGTATGCATTGTTCAAGCAGTCGACGGAGGGAGACGTGGAGCGGATCCTGCCACGGCCGCAGGGCAACCCGAACGTGCCGGAGTTCAACATCGCGCTCAAGAAATGGGAGACCTGGAAGTCCAAGGAAGGCATGTCTAGCACCGAGGCCAAAAAGCGCTACATCCAGCTGCTCATAAATACGATGAAAACATACGCCATGGGAACTCTGGCcgcgcgcgagctgctgtCCGAGCTGGAGTTCCTGTGGTGGCAGGTGTCGCGCAACAAGGAAGACGGCAGCGAGGTCGTCAGCGACACGCACGCGGAGTCCGAGAGCATGGTGCTGCTGTCCCGCGGCGATCGGCTCGACCCACAGACTTTACGGATGAAGGAGGAGATATACTACGCCCTGCTGAAGGAGCGCAATTCACACTTTGGCCTCTTGAAGGCCCGCGCGCTGGCCCGCCGTGACGACGACAAACCGGATCCGGATATCACCGACAAGGTACGGCGCAGGTTGGTATGGCTCACGGGCGCCATACTACGCCACGCCTGGAAGGTGCTCCGCCGGCTGGCGCAGTGGCTACTGGTGGTTGCGGCGGTGTTTGTCCTGGGCAGACTCAGCACGGGCGGCCGCCCGCTGAAGCTGGTTTTCAAGCCTGCCTCGCCTGCGCCGAGGACCAACCTCCTCAGCTACGTCGGCCGCGCCGTCTTGTGGGCGTTCCAGCTGTTGAACAGCCGCTTGGGCAGATATCAATTACATACCCTCTATATAAAACTGGAATAG
- the RAD30 gene encoding DNA-directed DNA polymerase eta (Syntenic homolog of Saccharomyces cerevisiae YDR419W (RAD30)), with product MSSFYWRDLLAINSSHATHLSPLACVAHIDVNAFFAQVEQVRCGYGKDDPVVCVQWSSVIAVSYACRKYGITRLDSVAEAMKKCPTLIPIHTAVFKKGEDFWQYHDGYGPWNTDPSRQLDPAIHKVALDPYRRESRKLLKMIQKRCPIVEKASIDEVFVDLGPQCFAQLLLGDDGAEFQELRRLFVEGSYSLDEPLPPLPRSVKLQFAGDVYGADAERTSFLDWDDVIMCLGSRLALALRQEVEDALGYTTSCGVSRTKSVSKLASNYRKPNAQTIVRNAAVETFLDQGGFELPSFWTLGGAIGKELLDLLELPPAGSIPALRALCPESPEQLHACLLRRIRDRPLPHDAAPYLIDEQAAEALATKLFYLVRGTHCVPVNPRPTVSSMTSRKNMRGNACKSLADCHPWLEVFSAELAGRLQDLHQEYDRIYLPRTLTVAAQGRAHQRVSRSTGLHAPTANVTALTLLKAGARLVNELDERFCGADMYPLSALSMSLANFDVLQPGKTIVDLLPRAPATPPSPPARAASPASLPAAAAAACPQCRAPLPSQRALQVHLDGHLAQKLSDSLNGVSDASALSYGERRLLLRPKHGGPAAPKKQRRTTKDIASYFGPTGQP from the coding sequence ATGTCCTCCTTCTATTGGCGGGACTTGCTAGCCATCAACTCCAGTCACGCCACACACCTGTCGCCGCTTGCTTGCGTTGCCCACATCGACGTCAATGCCTTCTTCGCGCAGGTAGAGCAGGTTCGGTGCGGCTACGGCAAGGATGACCCTGTGGTGTGCGTGCAGTGGTCCAGCGTGATAGCGGTATCGTACGCATGCCGCAAATATGGCATTACACGACTGGATAGCGTTGCAGAGGCGATGAAGAAGTGCCCAACACTGATCCCGATCCACACGGCGGTGTTCAAGAAGGGAGAGGACTTTTGGCAATACCACGACGGCTACGGGCCCTGGAACACGGACCCATCGCGCCAGCTGGACCCCGCCATACACAAGGTAGCCCTGGACCCTTATCGGCGCGAGAGTCGCAAGCTGCTAAAGATGATCCAGAAGCGCTGCCCCATCGTGGAGAAAGCCAGCATTGACGAGGTGTTCGTGGACCTCGGGCCGCAGTGCTTCGCGCAACTGCTGCTCGGGGATGACGGCGCCGAGTTCCAGGAACTTCGGCGGCTGTTCGTGGAGGGCAGCTACAGCCTGGATGAGCCCCTGCCGCCCCTGCCGCGCAGCGTGAAGTTGCAATTTGCCGGCGATGTCTACGGCGCGGACGCCGAGCGCACGTCCTTCTTGGACTGGGACGACGTCATAATGTGTCTGGGCAGCCGTCTGGCTCTGGCGCTGCGGCAGGAGGTCGAGGATGCGCTGGGATACACGACCTCGTGCGGCGTGTCGCGCACGAAGAGCGTCTCGAAGCTGGCGTCCAACTACCGCAAGCCGAACGCGCAGACCATAGTCCGCAACGCCGCGGTGGAGACGTTTCTGGACCAGGGTGGATTCGAGCTGCCGTCTTTCTGGACGCTGGGCGGCGCGATCGGgaaggagctgctggacctgctcgagctgccgcccgcggGCAGCATCCCCGCCCTGCGCGCACTGTGCCCTGAATCGCcggagcagctgcacgccTGCTTGCTGCGCCGCATCCGCGACCGCCCGCTCCCCCACGACGCGGCCCCCTACCTGATCGACGAACAGGCGGCCGAAGCGCTCGCGACGAAGCTGTTCTACCTCGTCCGCGGCACGCACTGCGTTCCGGTCAACCCGCGGCCCACGGTCTCGTCGATGACCTCCCGCAAGAACATGCGCGGCAACGCCTGCAAGAGCCTCGCAGACTGCCACCCGTGGCTCGAGGTCTTTAGCGCAGAGCTTGCCGGCCGCCTGCAGGACCTGCACCAGGAGTACGACCGCATCTATTTGCCGCGCACGCTGACCGTCGCGGCCCAGGGCCGCGCCCACCAACGCGTTAGCCGCAGCACCGGCCTTCACGCGCCCACCGCCAACGTCACCGCGCTAACGCTGCTCAAGGCCGGCGCCCGCCTCGTCAACGAGCTCGACGAGCGCTTCTGCGGCGCCGACATGTACCCGCTGAGCGCCCTCTCCATGAGCCTCGCCAACTTCGACGTCCTGCAACCCGGCAAGACCATTGTGGACCTGctcccgcgcgcgcccgccacTCCGCCGTccccgcccgcccgcgcaGCCTCGCCCGCTTCGCTGCCcgctgcggccgccgcagcctGCCCGCAGTGCCGCGCTCCCCTTCCCTcgcagcgcgcgctccAGGTCCACCTCGACGGTCATCTCGCCCAGAAGCTGTCCGACAGCCTCAACGGCGTCTCCGACGCCTCCGCGCTCTCCTACGGCGAGCGCAGGCTACTCCTGCGCCCCAAGCACGGCGGCCCTGCGGCCCCGAAGAAACAGCGACGCACTACAAAAGACATAGCAAGCTACTTTGGCCCTACCGGCCAGCCCTAA
- the ASE1 gene encoding Ase1p (Syntenic homolog of Saccharomyces cerevisiae YOR058C (ASE1)), whose protein sequence is MQQLININERPDPRMERGLSSPSPDPLRSFQTVHNNSCTRDTARTPSTEVISDSLEKVSSDLLKLTPVNIGCFSSPAKEAAEAAGSAMHPALYRENFNLISRQLENLLNNLNVVYREIGYSNTEISAREKMIFNKLSSSISSFFYQADEEKAKLSQENEVCQEVLRRLLEVINDPKGVRTIPDLYTRNSIMGMESQSPNKKPISLLNRKRVLTTAKLFVMKKYTPQLLCFLESSMKLRRLIDSMADYTPEDDKALIKKVPPIDTCKFFKSYFMEHMDDVDLNYQFLLDNREVLLQSINFTDVTEAMVGNIMDVAKLYQKELSNRLGKAKRTCHGLLKLLQTLGMNIMDLGDEIKDKIRIYTQKSEETICDLSHSTLSMLEDVVAEYEAIKTKRAFEKETLVKRCESLWEKLKISPCYIDKFKQENDSLTVQHLNNFVKELDRLESMKKKLIRSLIEDSWARIKDLWNLMHFNDNERTEFTILYENMVSTSSSLEENEKVLDLCEKQIRVLEKKYALVKPMLELVDEFKVLHKERLQLEESSKDSSRLLSRNSHKILLQEEKARKRVTRHFPSVIYQLKMKLVQYVEEFREDFLVDGRPFLEIVNEEQEQLHSKYPRMRFTSGARKPLLRSKSLPIRYSIQKKSKLVRGANSSISKSFAEKTPLRSTENVNVIRAKPDGSTQAPNNKIVNFPSLPRTIQGTQVVSPQKKAEKAYSASLLDKSSPTKIPALTRASSHIILRSPERKEDNGTSSKYTQLSALSTHKLNKRTLIPILSTHINTFPLNQEDKENNCTLESPAIITKKYRQQLLSSPIKGNGQPIYATTEGEDTKASSTIEDIKVNTMAGDESSMMEDKNFTEWKRLQLAKLNDSSIRSGNELTTRINWEHDVF, encoded by the coding sequence ATGCAACAGCTGATAAACATCAACGAGCGGCCGGACCCGCGGATGGAGCGGGGGCTctcgtcgccgtcgccggACCCGCTGCGGTCGTTCCAGACCGTGCACAATAACTCGTGCACGCGGGACACGGCACGCACGCCGTCGACGGAGGTGATCAGCGACTCGCTGGAGAAGGTGTCGTCGGACCTGCTGAAGCTGACGCCGGTGAACATCGGGTGCTTCTCGTCGCCGGCGAaggaggcggcggaggcggcgggGAGCGCAATGCACCCGGCGCTGTACCGCGAGAACTTCAATCTGATCTCGCGACAGCTGGAGAACCTGCTCAACAATTTGAACGTGGTCTATCGCGAGATCGGCTACTCTAATACGGAGATCTCGGCGCGCGAGAAGATGATCTTTAACAAACTCTCGAGCTCGATCTCTTCGTTCTTCTACCAGGCGGACGAGGAGAAGGCCAAGCTCTCGCAGGAAAACGAGGTCTGTCAGGAGGTGCTACGGAGGCTTTTGGAGGTGATCAACGACCCGAAGGGGGTGCGGACAATCCCCGACCTATACACACGGAACTCCATCATGGGGATGGAGTCGCAGAGTCCGAACAAGAAGCCGATCTCGCTCTTGAACAGGAAACGTGTGCTTACTACAGCGAAGCTGTTTGTGATGAAAAAATACACGCCGCAGCTACTATGCTTTTTGGAGAGCTCGATGAAGCTTCGGAGGCTTATAGACTCGATGGCGGATTACACGCCGGAGGACGATAAGGCCTTGATCAAGAAGGTTCCCCCGATAGACACGTGCAAGTTTTTCAAGAGCTACTTCATGGAGCATATGGATGATGTGGATCTAAACTACCAATTCTTGCTAGATAACCGCGAGGTGCTCCTCCAAAGCATCAATTTCACCGACGTGACAGAAGCCATGGTTGGCAATATAATGGACGTCGCGAAGTTATACCAGAAGGAACTCTCAAACAGGCTGGGCAAAGCCAAGAGGACATGCCACGGCCTATTAAAGTTGTTACAAACATTGGGGATGAACATCATGGATTTGGGGGACGAAATTAAAGATAAAATACGCATTTATACCCAGAAAAGTGAGGAAACGATCTGTGATCTCTCTCACAGCACGTTGTCGATGCTAGAGGATGTGGTCGCAGAATATGAGGCGATCAAAACAAAGAGGGCGTTCGAAAAAGAGACCCTAGTCAAGCGGTGTGAGTCCCTATGGGAGAAACTAAAGATATCTCCTTGTTATATCGATAAGTTCAAGCAGGAGAACGACTCATTGACTGTGCAACACCTAAACAACTTTGTCAAAGAGCTGGATCGGCTAGAGTCCATGAAGAAGAAACTAATAAGAAGCTTGATTGAGGACTCATGGGCACGGATTAAAGATCTATGGAACCTCATGCACTTCAATGACAATGAGAGGACCGAATTCACGATTTTATATGAAAACATGGTATCCACCAGTTCTTCTCTCGAGGAAAATGAGAAGGTGCTCGACCTCTGTGAAAAGCAGATCAGGGTCTTGGAGAAAAAGTATGCGCTAGTGAAACCAATGCTGGAGTTGGTGGACGAATTTAAAGTCTTGCACAAGGAAAGGTTGCAATTAGAGGAGAGCAGCAAGGACTCTTCCCGTCTCTTATCCAGGAATTCACACAAGATACTTCTGCAGGAGGAAAAAGCCAGGAAGAGAGTCACCAGACATTTCCCCAGTGTTATTTATCAATTGAAGATGAAACTTGTACAGTATGTTGAAGAGTTCCGCGAGGATTTTTTAGTTGACGGCAGACCTTTCTTGGAAATAGTCAACGAGGAACAGGAACAGCTACACTCCAAATATCCTAGAATGCGCTTTACCAGTGGAGCCAGAAAGCCTTTGCTGCGATCGAAATCGTTGCCGATTAGGTACTCGATACAGAAGAAGAGCAAGCTTGTACGCGGTGCGAACAGCTCTATTTCCAAATCATTTGCAGAGAAGACTCCCTTACGAAGCACAGAGAATGTTAACGTGATTAGGGCGAAGCCAGACGGAAGCACACAGGCACCCAATAATAAAATTGTAAACTTCCCAAGCTTGCCCAGAACGATACAAGGGACACAGGTAGTGAGTCCGCAAAAGAAAGCGGAAAAAGCCTACTCGGCCTCATTGCTAGACAAGAGCAGTCCAACGAAGATCCCCGCATTAACCCGCGCATCCTCCCACATTATCCTCAGATCACCCGAGCGCAAAGAAGACAATGGGACCTCGTCGAAGTATACCCAATTGTCGGCGCTTTCAACACACAAGTTGAACAAGCGCACCCTGATCCCTATTCTGTCGACACATATCAATACCTTTCCACTCAACCAAGAAGATAAGGAAAACAATTGCACTTTGGAATCTCCAGCCATCATCACCAAGAAGTATCGGCAACAGCTGCTGAGCAGCCCCATCAAGGGAAATGGACAGCCGATATATGCTACAACAGAGGGTGAAGACACAAAGGCCTCGTCGACCATTGAGGATATCAAGGTTAACACAATGGCTGGGGACGAGTCTAGTATGATGGAAGATAAGAATTTTACCGAGTGGAAGAGGCTTCAATTGGCTAAATTGAACGACAGTTCCATAAGGAGTGGTAACGAGCTTACTACGAGAATCAACTGGGAACACGATGTATTCTAA
- the SGT1 gene encoding co-chaperone SGT1 (Syntenic homolog of Saccharomyces cerevisiae YOR057W (SGT1)), with product MPIEVDLKNAYRLLYDEKEPEKALELYDNVLQQSSTNLIALIYKAAALEKLYYSTKSWHSDGTLEEARGLLEKALDLAEQRGDRGKLALVNFRAFVYHFNRREYAAAEPYMTRAKQLGYDDATLGIWEANLEKKLKKAAAPGAAENRDEPKAPTEEPASAEQHAPVKSRMEWYQTTQKVTISLFVSKLPRSHSEVIVQVVNGKDLTVSYPITAGGSEFQYSLTLAHPVDSECYSVVVLTKKVEVVLQKKDSIHWKTLEDVGQGDVQSFPAEHASVDSAPSNSSNLQYPSSSRKKINWDALELDEAEDDQQSADAFFQSLYANADPDTKRAMMKSFLESGGTALNTDWNEVSKGRIEPSLPDGVEMKEF from the coding sequence ATGCCAATTGAGGTGGACTTAAAGAACGCATACCGGCTGCTCTATGACGAAAAGGAACCAGAGAAAGCTCTAGAGCTGTACGACAATGTTCTACAGCAGTCTTCGACCAATCTGATCGCATTAATCTACAAGGCAGCGGCACTGGAGAAGCTTTATTATAGCACGAAGAGCTGGCACAGCGATGGCACATTGGAGGAGGCACGGGGCCTCCTGGAGAAGGCGCTGGACCTCGCGGAGCAAAGGGGAGACCGTGGGAAGCTGGCGTTAGTGAACTTCCGCGCGTTCGTGTACCACTTTAATAGAAGGGAGTATGCTGCGGCTGAACCATATATGACAAGGGCGAAGCAGCTGGGATACGACGATGCGACGCTGGGCATCTGGGAGGCGAACCTCGAGAAGAAGCTGAAGAAGGCGGCGGCACCCGGCGCCGCAGAGAACCGCGATGAACCCAAGGCACCGACCGAGGAACCAGCTAGCGCGGAACAGCATGCGCCCGTCAAGTCACGTATGGAGTGGTACCAGACCACACAGAAGGTGACGATATCGCTTTTCGTGTCCAAACTTCCTCGCTCGCATAGTGAGGTAATCGTCCAGGTGGTGAACGGCAAGGATCTAACCGTCAGCTACCCAATTACGGCCGGAGGCTCGGAGTTTCAATATAGTCTCACTTTAGCGCATCCCGTAGACTCCGAGTGTTATAGTGTGGTGGTGCTGACGAAGAAGGTTGAGGTTGTGCTACAGAAGAAGGACTCTATCCATTGGAAGACTCTGGAGGACGTGGGTCAGGGCGACGTGCAGAGCTTTCCCGCAGAACATGCATCGGTGGACAGCGCTCCAAGCAATTCATCGAACCTGCAGTatccttcttcttcgcgGAAGAAGATCAACTGGGACGCACTAGAACTGGACGAAGCTGAGGATGACCAGCAGTCTGCAGATGCATTTTTTCAATCTCTGTATGCGAACGCTGATCCGGATACGAAACGCGCCATGATGAAATCGTTTCTTGAGAGCGGCGGGACTGCCTTGAACACCGATTGGAACGAAGTATCTAAGGGCAGAATAGAACCGTCTTTGCCCGACGGCGTAGAAATGAAGGAATTCTAA